A window from Candidatus Afararchaeum irisae encodes these proteins:
- a CDS encoding helix-turn-helix domain-containing protein — protein MSDINRAADLLEDLGFKEYHAKSLAHLLEMGESKAPDLSRASGVPKARIYGVLDDLVERGFVDVEPGRPKIYSPRNPDEIVETMKSNRRAEYEREVERIESKSDDLVDALPDDETEAEKRSLLRLVPVGEPSERETRDLYDDAEDSIDIATKSMEYYDSVSESLRDAVDRGVDLRILFLHPSRLEESNRRVQEEITQKIEEEIPEASLRYSNSKLPLRGSIVDPSMDYTTGKAIFVVEGDEPLSLRDSAITDNPSLVAGTEKYFDLVWKHESVEKI, from the coding sequence ATGTCAGACATAAACCGAGCCGCGGATCTCCTCGAAGACCTCGGATTCAAGGAGTACCACGCTAAGTCACTCGCTCATCTGCTTGAGATGGGAGAGTCGAAGGCTCCCGACCTCTCGCGTGCGAGCGGAGTCCCGAAGGCACGTATATACGGCGTTCTCGACGACTTAGTCGAGAGAGGCTTTGTCGACGTCGAACCCGGTAGACCCAAGATCTACTCACCCAGGAACCCCGACGAGATAGTCGAGACTATGAAGTCGAACCGGCGCGCCGAGTACGAGCGCGAGGTCGAGAGGATAGAGTCGAAGTCGGACGACCTAGTCGACGCCCTCCCCGACGACGAGACGGAAGCCGAGAAGAGGAGTCTTCTAAGACTCGTGCCCGTCGGGGAGCCGAGTGAACGTGAGACACGCGACCTCTACGACGACGCCGAGGACAGCATAGACATAGCCACGAAGTCGATGGAGTACTACGACTCGGTCTCGGAGTCTCTCAGGGACGCCGTCGACCGCGGCGTGGATCTGCGTATTCTCTTTCTGCATCCGTCACGTCTGGAGGAGTCGAACCGACGTGTACAGGAAGAGATAACTCAGAAGATCGAGGAAGAGATACCCGAGGCGTCTCTGCGGTACTCGAACTCAAAGCTACCACTGAGAGGATCGATAGTCGACCCGAGCATGGACTACACGACTGGGAAGGCTATCTTCGTCGTAGAAGGCGACGAACCCCTCTCTCTGCGTGACTCCGCGATTACTGACAATCCGAGTCTTGTGGCAGGGACAGAGAAGTACTTTGATCTCGTATGGAAGCATGAGTCGGTGGAGAAAATATGA